Proteins encoded within one genomic window of Deltaproteobacteria bacterium:
- a CDS encoding TetR/AcrR family transcriptional regulator, translating into MARIRRKPEEARNTILDASENLLLEQGLAGLKLAKVAQVVGISHPGVLHHFGSADGLLEAVHQRISLKLRTDIITSLEDPEAKTVEERLSKLLAELSEPRTGQLIACLVAAGLDPFPAAADGSVKHVIELVQEGVSNPEMSYEEIAFAVQLTMLSMLGDAILGQRVRSRMGVSDPKQVGTNFQERIHGLIAEKMRPSGSKLPHNSQLQRNLG; encoded by the coding sequence ATGGCGCGGATTAGACGCAAACCCGAGGAAGCCCGAAATACCATCCTAGATGCATCGGAGAACTTGCTCTTAGAGCAAGGGTTGGCTGGGCTCAAACTGGCGAAGGTCGCTCAGGTGGTAGGCATTTCGCACCCCGGCGTGCTCCATCATTTTGGTAGCGCCGATGGCCTTTTAGAGGCCGTTCACCAGAGAATCAGCCTCAAATTAAGAACCGACATTATCACCAGCCTGGAAGACCCCGAAGCTAAGACCGTCGAAGAGCGGTTATCAAAACTTCTCGCGGAACTCTCGGAACCTCGTACCGGACAGCTCATCGCCTGTCTGGTAGCCGCCGGTCTCGACCCATTTCCCGCGGCGGCTGACGGCAGCGTGAAGCACGTGATCGAACTGGTCCAAGAAGGCGTGTCCAACCCCGAGATGAGCTATGAAGAAATTGCATTCGCGGTTCAACTGACCATGCTCTCGATGCTTGGGGATGCTATTCTAGGTCAGCGGGTGCGGAGCCGGATGGGTGTTTCAGATCCCAAACAGGTAGGAACCAACTTCCAAGAGCGTATTCACGGCCTAATCGCCGAGAAAATGCGCCCTTCCGGAAGCAAGCTGCCCCACAACTCTCAGCTCCAACGTAATTTGGGTTAA